The Reichenbachiella carrageenanivorans region CTTGCCAAATGTACATAGTAGAAATTGGTGGCATTTTGGAACCCAAAAAACAGGCACAGATCCCTGTGCCCGTATTCTTTTCCTGTCTGATTGAGGTCTATGTCCATTACAAAGTCCTCCACGATTATCTCTTTTAGAATGGTAATATTAAATGGAGACCTGACCGCTCCTCGGTAGTTGCTTTTTCCGAAAAGGGCCATCGTCTGACCCGTTGCTCCGCTGCCCATTTTCCAGGCAGAAGCATCAGTAGCCTCAAAATCACTCATGGACTGTGGCGATTCGAAATCCTGAGAATATACCAGACGATAATCGTCTGGTATATCTGACTGAGCAAATAGCGGCAACGAACCTATCATCACCATCAGGTACATCACCCAATATTTCGTTTTACTAAAAGTCATATTCATTCAAAACAGGTCGTTAGAATTTTGTATGCCTTACTTACCTCCGTAAAGTTTAAAAACCTCTGACCCTGCACTTAAAAATGCACCAGCACCGTATACTTCGGTCTTGTCTGGAGACGCATTGCCTGGTGCTGCACCAATCGGCTGTACGTATCCGAGCATGCCCTCTTCATTCACATAGCTCACCATGGCATTCCATCCTTTTTCTACTGCAGGACCGTAAGTAGCCTTGTCTAGAACTCCGTTGTTGATACCCCAGGCAAAACCATAGATATAAAATGAAGACCCACTAGTCTCTGGCGTAGGATAAAACTCCTGGCCTAATAGACTCATAGCCCAATGCCCTTGTGGTGTCTGAAGCTCAAGGAGTCTCTCTGCCATTGTTTTGTATAATTTCAAAAAGTACTTGTACTCCTTGCTCTCTGGATCGAGTTCGTTCATGATATTGACCAAACCGGCAAATACCCAGCCATTGCCACGGCTCCAGAAAACCTTCGTTCCGTTGTCTTCCTGAGTCATGTATCTTTGATCTCTATAGTATAGACTTTCCTTTTTATCGAACAAGAAATCTGTAGTTGCTTTAAACTCCTTCATCATAAAATCTAGGTATTTTTCATCCCCTGTGATGTTGTAGAGTTGTGCCCAAACGGGTGGAGACATGAACAAGGCATCACACCAGTTCCATCTGCTCTGGTGAAATGGGCTTTTCCAATCCATTGAAGTAGTGGCTTGGTGATAAAGCATAAAATCAAACTGTTTAGTGGTAGGCTTGATCATCTCTTCATCTCCGTACTTGCGATACAGATTTACATACATTTGACCTACGGTATGGTCATCAGCATGATACATACGCTTGTAAAGCTCCCAATCTTTTTCTTTACCGATATTCTTCATCCAATTGTAATACCGATCATCGTCAGCCATCTCTGCCCACTTTACCAAGCCCACATAGAATGCACCATTGGTCCAGTCTAATGGGTGGTGTGCTCGTTCTCGTCCGCTATAGGTATCCTTAAAATGGATGATCTGCCAATCAGCTACCTTTTGCATCACTTCTTTTACTTCTGCGGGTTTGATATCCTGTGCTTGGACACTACCTACATGAGCCAATATGGCTGCTATCATTAATAATCTTAATATTTTCATGTTTACTAATTTTATACTTTATAAAAAATCTTCACGAATAGGGTTAAATACATCGATCAATGTGCCGGCCGATTTGCACACCACACCATGTACTGCGTGGGGAGGAGCAAAAAAGCAATCTCCCTGCTGTAACAGTTCTGTATTGCCGTCTACTGTTACCTCAAAGGCACCGCTGGCGATATAGGTAGACTGGCTATGTACATGGCTATGAGGCTCGCCGACCCCACCTTCTTCAAACTTGACCAATACCATCATCAGGTCGTCATTATATCCGGTGATCTTGCGACTGATACCTGGGCCAACTTCTTCCCACTCTTGTTCAGAGCTTTTAATCAATGCGTCTGTTGTGTATTTCATATTTATAATTATTTCATTTTTTCCTGAACTTGATCAAACCTGACTTGAAGCGGACTATTGTACTCCAATTTGGTTTTTTCCATGTATTTCATAAAATCCTTTTTGTTGTTGTATACCACTCCTTCGCTCCATGCCGAAGCCAGTAGCAATTCAAAAGAATTGTCTATTGATTTATTGATTCTGAAAGCATGGTTGCCTTTATAATCTTCGACAAATTGATACTCGGGCTGATATTCTTCTCGCACGATCAACCCAGTGCCTACAAAATCAACTTTATACTCTTTTCTGTCATCGATATTTTCAGGGTCTTTGATAATCTCAGGGCCGCCAGAGACTACCATTCCGTCTTTTTGTTCAAAAAGTTCTTCTTCTTTTTTCTTGCGAAAACCGTAGCCCATTTTGACATCTGTGGCATGAGGCAATAATGTGGTGTACACAATCTTGGAGGTGCAATAACTCTGCTTGGCATACACAGTATAATATTGTTCATATTCGTAAAATCCGTTTCCAGTATCCCAATTAAAAGCTTTGATCTTAATAATCGAACGAATGGGGCCATTGGCTACTACTTCATAGGCGTATCGGGTATCGCTGACCTGACCTGCATTCCAATAAGACTTGGGCACAGCGGCGAGCTTAGTAGGTGTATAGCGAGGCATAGACACGGAATCTGGCTGGTCAGGAAACTCAAACAAACAGTTGGCACCGCCTCCGAAGGAATTGGCCACACTTTGAATGTCAGACCCCCAGTCATGATTATGCGCTGATACGGCATAGCCGTCTAGGTTTTCCATATACAGCTGATTCGACATCAGTACAGGTTTTCTTTTAGCATAGACATCTATACTATTGGCAAACCATATCTTCCAGCCAATATTCTCGCTTTCCCAGAATGGCATTTGATGTCTACAATAGCTCCCAATATTGGCATGGGTATAGTGTTTGTTCCACCCTCTGATATTTTCTCCTAGATAGATGAAAATACGTTTTTCAGAATTGGCAGGAATATCTACCTGAAAAAACAACTCATCCCAAATCCCATCTTTGTCCAAATCGTCCATCTGATGGTAAATGGCGTGTCCGTTGGTTTCGGCTCGCAACTGGTGTCCTCCTTGCAAGCGTAGTAGTTCTTCAGATGGCCCTTCGAAGGGCGGCAAGTCTGGGTCTACTACGGTCACCCACATTTCATGCAAATCGATCATCGGAAACTGCTCCCGTGTAATAGTCACAGGGCAGTTTTCGCGATCAAAATTTAGACTATTGGAGATAGTAAATTCAATTCTAGCTTTTGGTTTAAAATTACCCTGGGTATACCACGACTCACTCTCTTGGGCATATAACTGTCCAAAACTCAACAATAAAAGGATAATATATTTAATCATATTCTTATGGGTTCATTGGCACTTGATCAGGCCACATGATCTTAATTACCTCCGTTGCCTTTGAGACTTGGATATCCTTGCGATTGCTCACTTCCCTGATCTGATTTACTTTTGATTTCATCGCATTTGTTTCTTTCTTCTTGGCTGTGGTTCCGATCTGAGGTTTATCTCTGAATGAATTGCCCATTAGTACATTTCCTGATATTTCATTGCCAGTGGTTTCGCCTAGTTTCATAAACTGCTCGGCTCCTTCATTGTAGAAGATATTGTCTTTGATCACGGTTTTGTCTGGCCATATTTCACCCCATTCCTTGTACCACATCATCACGTCGTTGAGCTCTGAAGTGGTCACGAATAGATTGCTTGAGATTTCTGTATTGGTGATATTTCCAGAAAAACGAATCATGTGGTGTTTTTCATCTTGAAAAATATTGTTTCGCACGATGGTGCCGTCGTTGAAGGAGTTGGTCACTTGCCCCCATGAGCAAACCAGCAAACCGCCCCAGTCGTTGTGATGGCTGTAGTTGTATTGGATGATCGTGTTTTTGCACAGGTAGTCGCTATCAAACCCACTTGCATCTACGTCGCCCTCGTTGTAGACGGTGTAGCAGGCCTCGTTGAACTGCCATAGGGCATCGTCGCAATTGTAAGGGTAGGATGCATTGCCGGTGGTTTTGGTGCTATTTCGGATAAACAGGTTGTTTTGTACCACGGGCGCAGCCACCACGCGTGTGACCAATCCATTACCACCAATTTCTTCAAATTTGCACTTTTCGATCAATAGGTTCAGACTTGGGTACCAATTGTTCAATTTATTGTTTGCGCTCATTTCACCAAATTTCGAATCGAAATCTCGGTTTCTCCAATACGATTGGTTTAGAAACCCTCCTCTGTCTACATTGTAGATATGACAGTCTACCATGTAGATGCCGTCGAAGTTGGTCGGTACTCTTTTGTCTGGGTCTTCGTCGGCGATCACGCTAAAGAAGACGCCACCATTTTCTCGTGTTTTCAAGGAGCCGTTTACGTCGGCGATTCTCACGTTTTCAAACTTGAATCCATGCAGCGTACCGATGTCTTTGGCCAAAACGAAGATCCCTGCCTTTTTTATAGGCTTTGCTGGATCTCCCTTTTCGAAGTTTCTGATTTCGATGTCTCTAATTTCAAAATATTCTTGATTGTAAAGGATGAGGCCGGCAGACATAGTATCAGTTTCCTCTTTCTTGCCTTCGCCGTCGATACTCGGCCGTGCGCCTTCGCCATATGCTCCTATCACGATGGGGGCTTTTTCAGTGCCGCTTCCTTGTGGTTTTAGCGTACCCGACCACTTGTGGCCTCGCTTGAAAAGCACCTGATCCCCTGCTTGGAGTTTCAATTCATTGATTTTTGATAAACTACGAAATGCTTGGCTCTGCTCATCCCCTCTGTTGCTATCGTCGCCAGCGGTGGCGTCGACATAATAGGTGATGGCTTCCTTTTGATCGGCGTCCGAAAACTCCACAGGTGACGACAAACTCATCAACATAAAAACAGAGGGTACAGCTAACCATACTTTGAAATTGAAACACAGGCTTACCCAGCGGCTCATGTGTACTCTTCTATTTTTTACATTCATCTCGTTCGTTTTATTTTGTTAACAATTTTCGTCATTTCACGACAGCTGCAAGCCTCAGGCAGGTTGCATTCTCACATGATACATGTTGCATTCTGCGATAATAAGTAACCCATTCGCATGGTAGATGTTACAAACGCCTGCTTATCGTCTGTATTCCCTGATTGATAATTATCGAAAAGCAGTCCATGTATCTGGAAATTAATTCCTAAGAGATTCGAAGACTATTGACAAGAGTCGTATCGAATAGGCGGCTTAAATAGCAGGTTTTATTTTTTGTCAATATGAAGATCGTATGTCCAATTGCGAGGTGTAGGCTTCCTGTACGCATCATAAAGTTTCAACATTTCCGTACCCATCAAAAAGAGGGCACCATACAAATGCGTACTCGTCTCATCGATCGAATTATGATTATCTCAGCCAGTCAGGCGTCGAGTCGTCGGTCTCCCAATCCTGCACTCTTCGATCGAGCGCATCGGGCTTCCATTCGGTATCTCCTGCAGGTAGCGCGTCGTTTGTCGGTAGCCATTTTTTATGCTCGGCGATCACCTCCGCATACTGCGGGTCTGAGGCCAGGTTGACATGCTCTTTAGGGTCTGTTTGGTGATTGTACAGCTCCTCAGATCCATCTCGGTATCGGATGTATCGCCAGTCATCGCTCCTCACAGCATGGTTTTTATACCTCCAGGTAGTCAAGACGGGTCGGCCTCTCTTGGCCTCTACGTCCTGTAGTATGGGTACTAGACTTTCGCCTTGCAAACTCGGCACTGGCGGCGTGTCACACAGCTCTACAAGCGTAGGATACAGATCCAGCAGACTCACGGCTTGTTTATTCTTCAGTCCGGCGTTGTCGATCCCGGGCACTTTGAAAAACAGCGGCACTCTGGTGGCTTCTTCCCACAGGTCTTGCTTTCTCCAAGTTTTTTTCTCTCCCAAGTGCTGACCATGATCCGACCACAGCACCACGATGGTATTGTCTGCGTATTTGCTATTGTCTAAGGCTTCTATCACTTTGCCCACCTGATCGTCAACAAAAGAGACACAAGCCAAATAACCATAAATCAATTCCTTCCAATAGGTATCGCTTAGATTGACCACGGCAAAATGATCTCCAGTCTTGATCGTACCATAAGCCATGGCTTTGCCCAAGTTGGGGATATCCGACATCTCATCCTCTGGCACCTCTGGTATTTCGATATCATCGAGATTGTACAGGTCAAAATATTTCTTTGGCGCTGTATAAGGCACGTGAGGTCTCACAAATCCGACTGCCATAAAAAATGGCTTTTCATGGTCCTCCTCTAGCTGATCCACTGCCCATTCGGCGATGAGTTCGTCAAACATCTTTCCGCCAGGGATGTCTTCTGGCTCTAGAGCCCCATAGCACAGCGAGTGACCATTTCTGAATCCTTCTCCATAGTGATTGATGATCTGGCTTCCTTCTTTGGGAAAGGGGTAAAAATGCGATCCGCCATAGCCATCCCCTCGCTCTTTCAGGTTTTCTGGCACTTGGTAGCGCGGTGCGGTCTCGTCCCAAAACAAGTCCGTCTTGTCTCTATAGTCGCTCACACCACTGTGAAAGATCTTGCCTGCGGCTAGGGTTTTGTACCCGTTGTCCTTGAAGTATTGCGGGAGCATGGTATGATCGGTCATCACCTGATCATACGTTTTGCGCATGGCAGCAGTAGATCCGTACCAGCCAGAAGAAGAAGGGTGTATGCCGCTCAAGAGCGAATTGCGAGAAGCTGTACACACCGCCTGAGAAGCGTGTGCATTGGTAAACAATAGCCCCGACTCGAATAGCTTATCCATATGGGGTGTAATGGCCTGTGAGTTTCCTCCCATGCTGCCTTCCCAATCATTGAGATCGTCTACAGAGATAAATAAGACATTCTTCTTGGGAGATTGATTTTGCCCTATACAAACTTCGCTGGCAAATGGCCAACACAATATCAATAGCGCTAGT contains the following coding sequences:
- a CDS encoding glycoside hydrolase family 88/105 protein, whose amino-acid sequence is MKILRLLMIAAILAHVGSVQAQDIKPAEVKEVMQKVADWQIIHFKDTYSGRERAHHPLDWTNGAFYVGLVKWAEMADDDRYYNWMKNIGKEKDWELYKRMYHADDHTVGQMYVNLYRKYGDEEMIKPTTKQFDFMLYHQATTSMDWKSPFHQSRWNWCDALFMSPPVWAQLYNITGDEKYLDFMMKEFKATTDFLFDKKESLYYRDQRYMTQEDNGTKVFWSRGNGWVFAGLVNIMNELDPESKEYKYFLKLYKTMAERLLELQTPQGHWAMSLLGQEFYPTPETSGSSFYIYGFAWGINNGVLDKATYGPAVEKGWNAMVSYVNEEGMLGYVQPIGAAPGNASPDKTEVYGAGAFLSAGSEVFKLYGGK
- a CDS encoding DUF4861 domain-containing protein; the encoded protein is MIKYIILLLLSFGQLYAQESESWYTQGNFKPKARIEFTISNSLNFDRENCPVTITREQFPMIDLHEMWVTVVDPDLPPFEGPSEELLRLQGGHQLRAETNGHAIYHQMDDLDKDGIWDELFFQVDIPANSEKRIFIYLGENIRGWNKHYTHANIGSYCRHQMPFWESENIGWKIWFANSIDVYAKRKPVLMSNQLYMENLDGYAVSAHNHDWGSDIQSVANSFGGGANCLFEFPDQPDSVSMPRYTPTKLAAVPKSYWNAGQVSDTRYAYEVVANGPIRSIIKIKAFNWDTGNGFYEYEQYYTVYAKQSYCTSKIVYTTLLPHATDVKMGYGFRKKKEEELFEQKDGMVVSGGPEIIKDPENIDDRKEYKVDFVGTGLIVREEYQPEYQFVEDYKGNHAFRINKSIDNSFELLLASAWSEGVVYNNKKDFMKYMEKTKLEYNSPLQVRFDQVQEKMK
- a CDS encoding sulfatase → MKNTVLALLILCWPFASEVCIGQNQSPKKNVLFISVDDLNDWEGSMGGNSQAITPHMDKLFESGLLFTNAHASQAVCTASRNSLLSGIHPSSSGWYGSTAAMRKTYDQVMTDHTMLPQYFKDNGYKTLAAGKIFHSGVSDYRDKTDLFWDETAPRYQVPENLKERGDGYGGSHFYPFPKEGSQIINHYGEGFRNGHSLCYGALEPEDIPGGKMFDELIAEWAVDQLEEDHEKPFFMAVGFVRPHVPYTAPKKYFDLYNLDDIEIPEVPEDEMSDIPNLGKAMAYGTIKTGDHFAVVNLSDTYWKELIYGYLACVSFVDDQVGKVIEALDNSKYADNTIVVLWSDHGQHLGEKKTWRKQDLWEEATRVPLFFKVPGIDNAGLKNKQAVSLLDLYPTLVELCDTPPVPSLQGESLVPILQDVEAKRGRPVLTTWRYKNHAVRSDDWRYIRYRDGSEELYNHQTDPKEHVNLASDPQYAEVIAEHKKWLPTNDALPAGDTEWKPDALDRRVQDWETDDSTPDWLR
- a CDS encoding right-handed parallel beta-helix repeat-containing protein: MNVKNRRVHMSRWVSLCFNFKVWLAVPSVFMLMSLSSPVEFSDADQKEAITYYVDATAGDDSNRGDEQSQAFRSLSKINELKLQAGDQVLFKRGHKWSGTLKPQGSGTEKAPIVIGAYGEGARPSIDGEGKKEETDTMSAGLILYNQEYFEIRDIEIRNFEKGDPAKPIKKAGIFVLAKDIGTLHGFKFENVRIADVNGSLKTRENGGVFFSVIADEDPDKRVPTNFDGIYMVDCHIYNVDRGGFLNQSYWRNRDFDSKFGEMSANNKLNNWYPSLNLLIEKCKFEEIGGNGLVTRVVAAPVVQNNLFIRNSTKTTGNASYPYNCDDALWQFNEACYTVYNEGDVDASGFDSDYLCKNTIIQYNYSHHNDWGGLLVCSWGQVTNSFNDGTIVRNNIFQDEKHHMIRFSGNITNTEISSNLFVTTSELNDVMMWYKEWGEIWPDKTVIKDNIFYNEGAEQFMKLGETTGNEISGNVLMGNSFRDKPQIGTTAKKKETNAMKSKVNQIREVSNRKDIQVSKATEVIKIMWPDQVPMNP
- a CDS encoding cupin domain-containing protein; its protein translation is MIKSSEQEWEEVGPGISRKITGYNDDLMMVLVKFEEGGVGEPHSHVHSQSTYIASGAFEVTVDGNTELLQQGDCFFAPPHAVHGVVCKSAGTLIDVFNPIREDFL